A DNA window from Drosophila pseudoobscura strain MV-25-SWS-2005 chromosome 2, UCI_Dpse_MV25, whole genome shotgun sequence contains the following coding sequences:
- the Dh44 gene encoding uncharacterized protein Dh44 isoform X2 → MHWTNFPSPLQWSYAMPQSPDTSQFQSQSQSQKSQAQKLFNYAKKSLNGAGVGPGLGMSVAAKHPADGNEVANEKYHENHGDRNAAMASKNATIYVADTDEVDDENENDDNEEEESRVEQAFEEDKPNLEPHGMAAGVDNTIEYIPWNLLYRYLPQRKHYNDI, encoded by the coding sequence ATGCACTGGACCAATTTCCCCAGTCCACTCCAGTGGAGCTATGCGATGCCGCAGTCCCCAGACACATCACAGtttcagagtcagagtcagagtcagaaaTCACAAGCTCAGAAGTTATTCAACTATGCAAAAAAATCTCTAAACGGTGCTGGGGTCGGACCAGGTCTGGGCATGAGTGTGGCGGCGAAACATCCAGCTGACGGAAATGAAGttgcaaatgaaaaatatcatgAAAATCATGGTGATAGAAATGCTGCGATGGCCAGCAAAAACGCAACCATATATGTGGCAGACACGGACGAGGTCGAcgacgagaacgagaacgacgacaacgaggaggaggagagccgGGTGGAGCAGGCGTTTGAGGAGGACAAACCCAATTTGGAACCGCACGGAATGGCTGCAGGTGTGGACAATACAATTGAATATATTCCGTGGAACCTGCTCTACCGCTACCTACCGCAAAGAAAGCACTATAACGACATTTAA